The following DNA comes from Bacillus sp. 2205SS5-2.
GAACCTTCCATGGAGGCTCACCGCCCGCCCCGCGGAAAGCTATAACCTAGTTTGAAATTGAAAGTTCAACGATATTGTAAGTCAGGAAGAGAATCTTATATCAACTGAAACAGTGAGTCTTTCTGAGCTAACGGCATACTCATTAATATAAATAAAAATGAATTACTCCAATCCAAGTTCGAGGAAGTTTCCAATTGAATTCATAAAGGGTATAATAAAGAAAATGAATGATTGTTCATTCAACTGGAGGGATAATAGTGAAAAAAATAGCGTATATTGATGATTTATTAGAGTGGAAACAAGAATTTAAATTTAGTCACCCCGTCAAAGTTCGCTTCTCAGAAACGGATATGTTTGGTCATTTGAATAACACGATTCCATTTATCTATTTTGAAGAAGCGCGGATTGAATATTTTAAAAGTTTAGGATTTATGCAAGAATGGTTAAAACCTTCATATGAGTATATTCCGGTTGTTGCCGATCTGCAGTGTGACTTCCTGAAACAAGTATTTTTTAGCGAGGATTTAAATATTTATGTAAAGGCTTTCAAAATAGGCACATCTTCAGTAGATTTGCATTATATGTCAGTAAACAGAAAAAATGAAGTTTGCTTTATTGGTCGAGGAACTATCGTCCAAATGTCGAAAAAAACAGGAAAAGGGGCTCCTTGGACAGAGGGTATGAGAGAAAAAATGGATGGGATACGAAGTGAAAACGCATTAAGTTTTTCTTGAAATAAATATTTTATTATTTCTGTATCGTTAGACCGTCACCCTCTTAGCCTAACTCACATACAATATCACGACGACCGTTATACCCATCCCCGCGTGGTTGAAGCTGGCGAAGGCAAGGAGGGTACAATAATTGAAGGACAATGATTATGCACATAAACCATTACTAACTAAAAGGGAAAGTGAGGTATTTGAGCTGT
Coding sequences within:
- a CDS encoding acyl-CoA thioesterase; protein product: MKKIAYIDDLLEWKQEFKFSHPVKVRFSETDMFGHLNNTIPFIYFEEARIEYFKSLGFMQEWLKPSYEYIPVVADLQCDFLKQVFFSEDLNIYVKAFKIGTSSVDLHYMSVNRKNEVCFIGRGTIVQMSKKTGKGAPWTEGMREKMDGIRSENALSFS